GGCGCGCCGAGTCGGCGTTGGTGTGGGCGGCGAAGAGCGCGCAACCCCCGCGCACCAGCGTGTGGATGACCTTGCCCTTGGGCGTCGAGGCCGCCACCGAGGTGACCCCACGCATGAGCAGCGGGTGGTGCACCACCAGCAGCTGGGCGCCCGCGGCCACCGCGGCCTCGGCCACCGCCTGCGTGCAGTCCAGTGCGAAGGCCACGGTGGTGACCTTGTCCGCCAGATCGCCGCAGATCAGGCCCACCGCGTCCCAGTCCTCCGCGAGCTCGGGCGGGTAGGCGTTGTCCAGGACTCTGACGATGTCGGAAACGTGAAGGCTCATGCCGCCCGAGTCTACTTCTGGCACCCTGGGAGCAATGAGTGACTTTCTTTCCGGCGCCCCGGTTCCCGCCGGCCGGCGCATCATCCTTCTCGACGTCGACGGCACCCTCATCGACTCCTTCCCCGGCATCCGTGCCGGCTTTTTCCACGGCCTCGACGAGGTGGGTCACCCGCACCCCGCGGAGGAGTTCACCGCGAAGATCGCCGGGCCGCCGATGGAGCAGACCTACGCCTCGCTGGGGCTCAGCCCCGAGGAAACCAGCCGGGCCTTCGACGCCTACATGGCCTTCACCCGCGAGGGTGGCTGGTCCCGGGCGGAGGCGTTTGCGGGCGTCGATAAGCTTCTTCCGTGGCTGAAGGACGAGGGTTTCTACATCGCCACGGCCACGAGTAAGGGCGAGAATTTCGCCCGCGCGATCCTCACCGAGCTGGGACTGCTGCCGCACATCGACTTCCTCGGTGCGGCCCAGGAGCGCGGCGAGCGCCGGGAGAAGGACAAGGTGATCGCCTACGTGCTGGACAGCCTGGAGCTGCACGACCGCACCGGCGACCTCCTCATGGCGGGCGACCGCCTGCACGACATCGAGGGCGCGAAGGCCCACGGCATCGACACCGTGGCCGTGACCTGGGGCTACGGCGCGCCGGAGGAATGGGACCTGGCCCGCTACGTGGCCAAATCCACTGACGAACTGAAGGAGATCATCCATGACTGGGCAAACTGACCCGACCATCGACGTCGTATGCACCGGTAACATCTGCCGCTCCCCCATGGGCGCGGTCATCCTGCGCCGCAAGCTTGACGACGCCGGGCTCGAACACGTCACCGTCACCTCCAGCGGCATCGCCGACTACCACGTGGGCAACCGCGCGGACGAGCGCGCGCTGCTCGAACTCACCGACGCGGGCTACGACGGCTCCGCCCACCGCGCCCGCCAGGTCGACCAGGACACTCTGGATGCCGACCTCATCATCGCCATGGCCACCCGCCACCGCGACGAGCTTCTCGAACTCGGCGCGGACGCCGACAAGATCCGCCTCCTGCGCGACTTCGACCCCGCTTCCGGCGAGGACGAATCCGTCGCCGACCCCTACTACGGCGGACCGGCGGAGTTCACCCGTACGCGCGAGCAGATCGAGGCCGCGGCCGACGGCATCGTCGACTGGGCCAGGCAGCGGCTGGGACACTAACCGAAAGTTGGATAGACTCGCCCCTGTGAGTAGCACCCCTCGTCAGCGATCCGCCGGCCCGCCCCTGTGGCGCAAGTTCCTCTCCCCGGGCTGGGTCCTGGCCTGCGTCTTCATCATCATCTTCTCGTACTTCGCCTTCACGCTGCTCGCCCCGTGGCAGCTCAACAAGGACGAAGCGATCGTCGAGCGCAACCACCAGATCGAGGCGGCCTACGAGGCCGATCCCGTCCCGGTCCAGGGCCTGCTTGACGACGCCACCTTCACCGAAGACGAGCAGTGGACCCGCGTCGTGCTCGAGGGAGAGTTCCTCACCGACGACGAGGTGCTCCTGCGCCTGCGCCCGGTGGAGAACACCAACACCTACCAGGTGCTCACCCCGTTCCGCCTCGACTCCGGCGACGTCGTGCTGG
This sequence is a window from Corynebacterium doosanense CAU 212 = DSM 45436. Protein-coding genes within it:
- a CDS encoding HAD hydrolase-like protein, whose protein sequence is MSDFLSGAPVPAGRRIILLDVDGTLIDSFPGIRAGFFHGLDEVGHPHPAEEFTAKIAGPPMEQTYASLGLSPEETSRAFDAYMAFTREGGWSRAEAFAGVDKLLPWLKDEGFYIATATSKGENFARAILTELGLLPHIDFLGAAQERGERREKDKVIAYVLDSLELHDRTGDLLMAGDRLHDIEGAKAHGIDTVAVTWGYGAPEEWDLARYVAKSTDELKEIIHDWAN
- a CDS encoding low molecular weight protein-tyrosine-phosphatase; this encodes MTGQTDPTIDVVCTGNICRSPMGAVILRRKLDDAGLEHVTVTSSGIADYHVGNRADERALLELTDAGYDGSAHRARQVDQDTLDADLIIAMATRHRDELLELGADADKIRLLRDFDPASGEDESVADPYYGGPAEFTRTREQIEAAADGIVDWARQRLGH